The following are from one region of the Mannheimia granulomatis genome:
- the carA gene encoding glutamine-hydrolyzing carbamoyl-phosphate synthase small subunit, which produces MFQPAILVLADGSVFYGKSIGYQGHTIGEVVFNTAMTGYQEILTDPSYTHQIVTLTYPHIGNTGANLEDLESPKVCAAGLIIRDLPLLHSNFRSHLSLSDYLIQHKIVAIADIDTRRLTRILRNKGAQAGCILVGKHTAENVEKARESANSFGSMAGKDLAKEVTCNELYQWTQGEWQLGAGYQPQKATEFHVVAYDYGVKHNILRMLAERGCRLTVVPAKTSADAVLALNPDGIFLSNGPGDPEPCDYAITAIRKLLETNKPIFGICLGHQLLGLAAGAKTKKMAFGHHGANHPVQDLDTQKVLITSQNHGFEVDEASLPSNVRVTHRSLFDGTVQGITLTDRSAFSFQGHPEASPGPNDVAYLFDRFIDEMRKAKG; this is translated from the coding sequence ATGTTTCAACCTGCCATTTTGGTTCTTGCTGATGGATCTGTGTTTTACGGAAAATCCATTGGTTATCAAGGTCATACGATTGGTGAAGTGGTGTTTAACACTGCGATGACCGGCTATCAAGAAATTCTGACTGACCCATCTTACACCCACCAAATCGTCACGCTCACTTACCCCCACATAGGTAACACAGGGGCAAACTTGGAAGATTTGGAATCGCCCAAGGTGTGCGCTGCCGGCCTCATTATTCGAGATCTCCCTCTGCTGCATAGCAATTTTCGCTCTCATCTTTCCCTTTCCGATTACTTAATTCAACACAAAATTGTTGCCATTGCTGACATCGACACCCGCCGCTTAACCCGTATTTTGCGTAATAAAGGTGCGCAGGCCGGCTGTATTTTGGTTGGCAAGCATACGGCGGAAAATGTCGAAAAAGCGCGTGAGTCTGCGAACAGTTTCGGCTCAATGGCAGGCAAAGATCTCGCCAAAGAAGTCACTTGCAACGAACTCTACCAATGGACGCAAGGCGAATGGCAACTTGGCGCAGGTTACCAGCCACAAAAAGCTACCGAATTTCACGTGGTTGCCTATGACTACGGTGTAAAACACAACATTTTGCGGATGCTTGCCGAACGGGGCTGTCGTTTGACTGTTGTGCCAGCCAAAACCTCAGCGGATGCGGTGTTGGCGTTAAATCCGGACGGGATTTTCCTTTCCAACGGCCCGGGCGACCCTGAGCCGTGTGACTACGCCATTACTGCTATCCGCAAACTATTAGAAACCAACAAACCGATTTTCGGTATCTGTTTAGGGCATCAACTGTTAGGCTTAGCCGCGGGGGCGAAAACCAAAAAAATGGCGTTCGGCCACCATGGTGCAAACCACCCCGTGCAAGATCTTGATACTCAAAAAGTGCTGATTACCAGCCAAAACCACGGTTTTGAAGTGGACGAAGCGAGCTTGCCATCAAACGTGCGTGTGACCCACCGTTCATTATTTGACGGCACGGTGCAAGGTATCACACTAACCGACCGTTCCGCCTTCTCCTTCCAAGGCCACCCCGAAGCCAGCCCCGGCCCGAATGACGTGGCGTATCTGTTTGATCGGTTTATTGATGAGATGAGAAAAGCGAAGGGGTAA
- a CDS encoding TSUP family transporter: protein MELGMDILAILFAVGMLAGFIDAIAGGGGLLTIPALMAAGLPPAMALGTNKLQACGGSFSSSFYFIRKKAVNLKQIWYLILFTFIGSAAGTIFVQHIDVEFLKKLLPFLILIIGIYFLFSPTIGDEDRKQRISFSMFAFVAAALGFYDGMFGPAAGSFMTLAFILLLGFNLSKSVAHAKVINFTSNFASLIFFTLGGAVVWKVGLIMMAGQFIGGTLGAKMVMTKGKQLIRPMLVTMSFAMVAKMLYEQGIFN, encoded by the coding sequence ATGGAATTAGGAATGGATATTTTAGCCATCTTATTTGCTGTAGGTATGCTAGCCGGCTTTATTGATGCTATTGCCGGTGGCGGTGGCTTACTGACTATTCCGGCATTAATGGCTGCCGGTCTTCCTCCTGCAATGGCTTTAGGCACAAATAAACTACAAGCCTGTGGAGGTTCTTTTTCCTCCTCTTTTTATTTTATTCGTAAGAAAGCGGTCAATTTAAAGCAAATTTGGTATCTCATTTTATTTACTTTTATAGGTTCAGCTGCCGGCACAATTTTCGTACAGCATATTGATGTGGAATTTTTAAAAAAATTACTGCCTTTTTTAATTTTAATTATCGGAATCTATTTTTTATTTAGCCCGACTATTGGCGATGAAGATCGAAAACAAAGAATAAGTTTTTCGATGTTTGCTTTTGTGGCTGCGGCACTTGGCTTTTATGATGGAATGTTTGGGCCCGCAGCTGGCTCTTTTATGACACTTGCCTTTATTTTGCTGCTTGGTTTTAACCTATCAAAATCGGTTGCCCATGCAAAAGTAATTAATTTTACCTCTAATTTTGCATCGCTGATTTTCTTTACTCTTGGTGGTGCAGTCGTTTGGAAAGTCGGCTTAATTATGATGGCAGGTCAATTTATCGGCGGCACCTTAGGGGCTAAAATGGTGATGACCAAAGGTAAACAGTTAATCCGCCCAATGCTAGTGACGATGTCGTTTGCGATGGTGGCAAAAATGCTCTACGAACAAGGAATTTTTAACTAA
- the nth gene encoding endonuclease III: protein MNKAKRVEILTRLRNENPHPTTELNYSNPFELLIAVILSAQATDKGVNKATDKLFPVANTPQAILDLGLDGLKEYIKTIGLFNNKAENIIKTCRDLIEKHNGEVPEDREALEALAGVGRKTANVVMNTAFGHPTIAVDTHIFRVANRTNFAPGKNVVQVEEKLLKVVPDEFKVDVHHWLILHGRYTCVARKPRCGSCIIEDLCEFKEKTDM, encoded by the coding sequence ATGAATAAAGCAAAACGTGTTGAAATTTTAACTCGCTTACGCAATGAAAACCCACACCCAACAACGGAATTAAACTATAGCAATCCATTTGAATTGTTGATTGCCGTGATTCTTTCTGCTCAAGCAACAGACAAAGGAGTAAATAAAGCCACCGACAAATTATTCCCTGTAGCAAATACACCGCAAGCAATTTTAGATCTAGGCTTAGACGGCTTAAAAGAGTACATAAAAACTATCGGGCTATTTAACAACAAGGCAGAAAATATCATCAAAACCTGCCGAGATTTAATTGAAAAGCATAACGGCGAAGTGCCGGAAGACCGAGAAGCTCTTGAAGCCCTTGCCGGTGTGGGCAGAAAAACCGCCAATGTGGTGATGAATACCGCTTTCGGGCATCCAACTATTGCGGTGGATACTCATATTTTCCGTGTTGCCAACCGCACTAATTTCGCTCCCGGCAAAAATGTAGTGCAGGTGGAAGAAAAACTACTTAAAGTCGTCCCCGATGAATTTAAGGTGGATGTTCATCATTGGTTGATTTTACACGGTCGCTACACCTGTGTTGCCCGTAAGCCCCGCTGCGGCTCGTGCATTATTGAAGATTTATGTGAATTTAAAGAAAAAACCGATATGTAA
- a CDS encoding multifunctional CCA addition/repair protein, whose product MDIYLVGGAVRDQLLGLDVKDRDFLVVGATAEQLTAQGFQQVGADFPVFLHPETKEEYALARQERKNGNGYNGFICDFSPEVTLEQDLIRRDLTINAIAKDQQGTLHDPYGGVADLENRILRHISPAFAEDPLRVLRVARFAACFHPFGFKIAEETVKLMQKMTACGELAHLTAERVWLETEKAFTTPAPHIYFEILREVGALQVLFPEVDRLFGVPQPPQHHPEIDSGIHTLMVVKQAKQLAKKAENPTALLFAALCHDLGKGLTPQEILPHHYGHETKGIKPTRDLANRLKTPSEIKEFASLVTEYHSHCHKIAELRPETVIKLFNALDVWRKPKRFFDFLLACEADARGRLGFENRDYPQAKLAQTYYQAALSIDVQQVIQDGFEKQAIREELNKRRAYVVKELKYQFKQ is encoded by the coding sequence ATGGATATCTATTTAGTCGGCGGTGCGGTTCGAGACCAACTGCTTGGTCTGGATGTGAAAGACCGTGATTTTCTGGTAGTTGGGGCAACTGCCGAGCAATTAACCGCTCAAGGGTTTCAACAAGTCGGGGCAGATTTCCCGGTCTTTTTGCACCCTGAAACCAAAGAAGAATACGCCCTTGCCCGCCAAGAACGAAAAAACGGCAATGGCTACAACGGCTTTATTTGCGATTTCTCGCCTGAGGTCACCCTTGAGCAGGATTTAATCCGCCGCGATCTCACCATCAATGCGATAGCAAAAGATCAACAAGGCACGCTTCACGACCCTTACGGCGGTGTTGCTGATTTAGAAAACCGCATTTTACGCCATATTTCTCCGGCATTTGCTGAAGATCCGCTACGCGTTTTAAGGGTCGCACGTTTTGCCGCCTGCTTCCACCCTTTTGGCTTTAAAATTGCCGAGGAAACGGTAAAATTAATGCAAAAAATGACCGCTTGTGGCGAGCTGGCACACCTCACCGCCGAACGCGTCTGGCTTGAAACCGAAAAAGCGTTTACTACCCCTGCCCCGCATATCTATTTCGAAATCTTGCGTGAAGTGGGAGCATTACAAGTGCTATTTCCTGAAGTGGATAGACTCTTTGGCGTGCCACAACCACCTCAACATCACCCTGAAATTGACTCCGGCATTCACACCTTAATGGTGGTGAAGCAAGCAAAACAACTTGCAAAAAAAGCAGAAAATCCGACCGCTTTACTCTTTGCCGCCCTTTGCCACGACCTCGGCAAAGGCCTAACTCCACAGGAGATTTTGCCTCATCACTACGGACACGAAACCAAAGGCATTAAACCCACCCGCGATCTCGCTAACCGCTTAAAAACCCCAAGTGAAATCAAAGAGTTTGCCTCCTTAGTAACGGAATATCACTCTCACTGCCATAAAATCGCAGAGCTTCGCCCAGAAACGGTGATAAAACTATTCAATGCACTTGATGTTTGGCGAAAACCTAAACGCTTTTTTGATTTCTTATTAGCTTGTGAGGCCGATGCCCGAGGCAGACTCGGCTTTGAAAACCGCGACTACCCCCAAGCCAAACTCGCCCAAACTTACTACCAAGCCGCTCTTAGCATTGATGTACAACAAGTTATTCAAGACGGCTTTGAAAAGCAAGCAATTCGAGAGGAACTCAACAAACGGCGAGCTTATGTAGTTAAAGAACTAAAATATCAGTTCAAACAATAA
- a CDS encoding YgjV family protein: protein MDYVEILGYVAMVLVAISFLLKDVIKLRLVNSLGCACFVIYGLLIGSIPVTGLNALVVCINLYYIFKSSRSNSIVNS from the coding sequence ATGGATTATGTTGAAATTTTAGGTTACGTTGCAATGGTATTAGTGGCGATTTCCTTTTTATTAAAGGATGTGATTAAGCTACGTTTGGTTAATTCCCTCGGTTGTGCCTGCTTTGTAATTTATGGATTATTAATTGGCTCTATTCCGGTTACAGGATTAAATGCGTTAGTCGTTTGTATCAATCTATACTATATTTTCAAAAGCAGTCGCTCAAATAGCATTGTAAATTCGTAA
- the carB gene encoding carbamoyl-phosphate synthase large subunit — protein sequence MPKRTDINTILIIGAGPIVIGQACEFDYSGAQACKALREEGYKVVLVNSNPATIMTDPNMADVTYIEPIEWQTVAKIIEKERPDAILPTMGGQTALNCALALSKHGVLKQYGVELIGASEDAIDKAEDRGRFKAAMEKIGLHCPKSFIAHSFEEALAAQEKVGFPTLIRPSFTMGGSGGGIAYNRDEFMAICERGFEASPTHELLIEQSVLGWKEYEMEVVRDKADNCIIVCSIENFDPMGVHTGDSITVAPAQTLTDKEYQIMRNASLAVLREIGVDTGGSNVQFAINPENGEMIVIEMNPRVSRSSALASKATGFPITKVAAKLAVGYTLNELRNDITGGLIPASFEPTLDYVVTKIPRFAFEKFANADDRLTTQMKSVGEVMAMGRTFQESLQKALRGLETGICGFNLLSEEPEKIRRELANPGPNRILYVADAFGAGFSLDEVHHYSKIDPWFLVQIQDLVQEELALEKKQFSDLDKEEIRRLKRKGFSDKRIAQLTKVSEKLVRDYRHTHGVLPVYKRVDTCAAEFASDTAYLYSTYEEECEASPSDRKKVMILGGGPNRIGQGIEFDYCCVHASLALREAGFETIMVNCNPETVSTDFDTSDRLYFEPLTLEDVLEIVRVEKPWGVIVHYGGQTPLKLANALHENSVNIIGTSADSIDAAEDRERFQQILHELGLKQPANRTARNALEAVELANEVGYPLVVRPSYVLGGRAMQIVYNDEELNKYMREAVSVSNDSPILLDHFLNNAIEVDVDCICDGENVLIGGIMQHVEQAGIHSGDSACSLPAYSLNSEILDEIRRQTREMAFALGVKGLMNVQFAVQNDVVYVLEVNPRASRTVPFVSKATGRPLAKIAARVMAGETLTELGATEEIIPSKFFVKEAVFPFIKFPGVDTILGPEMRSTGEVMGVGQTFAEAFFKAQLGAGERIPKVGKVFISVVEQDKNAVLDIAKRFQEQGYGLCATFGTAKFLREHGIAVQTVNKVREGRPHIVDAIKNGEIALLVNTVNGESEVITDSHEIRRTALQQRVPVYTTIAAADAIVEGIKHIQQFNVYSLQGIYSL from the coding sequence ATGCCAAAACGTACAGACATAAACACAATTTTAATCATCGGTGCCGGCCCGATTGTCATTGGGCAGGCGTGTGAATTTGACTATTCCGGAGCGCAAGCGTGCAAGGCCTTGCGTGAAGAGGGCTATAAAGTGGTGTTGGTCAATTCCAACCCAGCCACGATTATGACCGATCCGAATATGGCGGACGTGACCTATATTGAGCCGATTGAGTGGCAAACGGTGGCGAAAATTATTGAAAAAGAACGCCCAGACGCGATTTTGCCAACGATGGGCGGGCAGACGGCGTTGAACTGCGCCTTGGCACTTTCCAAACACGGCGTGTTGAAACAATACGGCGTGGAGCTGATCGGTGCGAGCGAAGATGCGATTGATAAAGCCGAAGACCGAGGGCGTTTTAAAGCGGCGATGGAAAAAATCGGCTTGCACTGCCCAAAATCCTTTATCGCCCACAGTTTTGAAGAAGCCCTTGCGGCGCAAGAGAAAGTTGGCTTCCCGACCTTAATTCGCCCGTCTTTCACCATGGGCGGTTCAGGCGGGGGGATTGCCTATAACCGTGATGAATTTATGGCGATTTGCGAGCGTGGTTTTGAAGCCTCTCCAACCCACGAGCTATTAATTGAGCAATCAGTACTGGGCTGGAAAGAGTACGAAATGGAAGTGGTGCGCGACAAGGCGGACAACTGCATTATCGTCTGTTCGATTGAGAACTTCGACCCAATGGGTGTGCATACGGGCGATTCGATCACCGTTGCTCCGGCGCAAACGCTAACCGATAAAGAGTACCAGATTATGCGTAACGCCTCGCTGGCGGTGTTGCGTGAAATCGGCGTAGATACCGGCGGTTCGAACGTGCAGTTTGCGATCAACCCTGAAAACGGTGAGATGATCGTGATTGAAATGAATCCGCGTGTAAGCCGCTCGTCTGCCCTCGCTTCCAAAGCGACCGGCTTCCCGATTACCAAAGTGGCGGCTAAATTGGCGGTGGGCTATACGCTTAATGAATTGCGTAATGACATCACTGGCGGCTTAATTCCTGCTTCGTTCGAGCCGACGCTTGACTATGTGGTCACCAAAATCCCCCGTTTCGCTTTTGAAAAATTTGCCAACGCAGATGACCGATTGACGACTCAAATGAAATCAGTGGGTGAAGTGATGGCGATGGGTAGAACTTTCCAAGAAAGCTTGCAGAAAGCCTTGCGTGGCTTGGAAACGGGCATTTGCGGGTTTAATCTGCTCTCCGAAGAACCTGAAAAAATCCGTCGTGAACTGGCTAATCCCGGCCCGAACCGCATTTTGTATGTGGCGGACGCATTCGGCGCGGGCTTTTCTCTGGACGAGGTACATCACTATTCCAAAATCGATCCGTGGTTTTTGGTGCAAATTCAAGATCTGGTGCAAGAAGAGCTGGCTCTTGAGAAAAAACAGTTTAGTGATTTAGACAAAGAGGAAATCCGCCGTTTAAAACGTAAAGGCTTCTCGGATAAACGGATTGCCCAGCTCACCAAAGTGAGTGAAAAATTGGTGCGTGATTATCGCCATACTCATGGCGTGTTGCCGGTGTATAAACGGGTTGATACCTGCGCGGCGGAATTTGCCAGCGACACCGCTTATCTCTATTCCACTTATGAAGAAGAGTGCGAAGCCAGCCCAAGTGATCGCAAAAAAGTGATGATTTTAGGCGGTGGCCCGAACCGTATCGGGCAGGGAATTGAGTTCGACTACTGCTGCGTCCACGCCAGCCTTGCTCTGCGTGAAGCCGGTTTTGAAACGATTATGGTGAACTGTAACCCGGAAACCGTTTCGACCGATTTTGACACCTCCGACCGCTTATATTTCGAGCCGCTGACGCTCGAAGATGTGCTGGAAATCGTGCGTGTGGAGAAACCGTGGGGCGTGATAGTACACTACGGCGGTCAAACCCCGCTCAAACTGGCAAATGCGTTGCATGAGAACAGTGTGAACATCATCGGCACCTCTGCCGACAGCATTGATGCCGCCGAAGACCGTGAGCGTTTCCAACAAATTCTGCATGAACTCGGCTTAAAACAGCCGGCAAACCGCACCGCGCGCAATGCGTTGGAAGCGGTGGAACTGGCGAATGAAGTGGGCTATCCGCTGGTAGTGCGTCCGTCTTATGTACTGGGTGGCCGTGCGATGCAGATCGTCTATAACGATGAAGAGCTGAACAAATATATGCGCGAAGCAGTGTCTGTCTCTAATGACAGCCCGATTTTGCTCGATCATTTCTTAAATAATGCGATTGAAGTCGATGTGGACTGCATTTGCGATGGCGAAAATGTGCTGATCGGTGGCATTATGCAACACGTTGAACAAGCCGGCATTCACAGCGGCGACAGTGCTTGTTCGCTGCCAGCATACTCGTTAAACAGTGAGATTCTGGACGAAATTCGCCGCCAAACCCGTGAAATGGCATTTGCACTCGGCGTAAAAGGCTTGATGAACGTGCAATTTGCGGTACAAAATGATGTTGTTTATGTTCTCGAAGTAAACCCACGCGCCAGCCGTACTGTGCCATTTGTGAGTAAAGCGACAGGGAGACCTTTAGCAAAAATCGCTGCTCGTGTAATGGCAGGTGAAACTCTCACCGAGTTAGGGGCAACCGAAGAGATCATTCCAAGTAAATTCTTTGTGAAAGAAGCGGTCTTCCCATTCATTAAATTCCCGGGCGTGGACACCATTTTAGGGCCGGAAATGCGCTCAACGGGCGAAGTGATGGGCGTGGGGCAAACTTTTGCCGAAGCCTTCTTCAAAGCGCAGCTCGGCGCAGGCGAACGTATCCCGAAAGTTGGCAAAGTGTTTATTTCTGTGGTTGAGCAGGACAAAAACGCGGTTCTGGATATCGCCAAACGCTTCCAAGAACAGGGCTACGGCTTGTGCGCCACTTTCGGCACGGCAAAATTCCTACGCGAACACGGCATTGCGGTGCAAACCGTCAATAAAGTCCGCGAAGGGCGGCCACATATTGTTGATGCGATTAAAAATGGGGAAATTGCGCTACTGGTGAACACTGTTAATGGTGAGTCGGAAGTAATTACAGATAGTCATGAGATTCGTCGTACTGCATTACAGCAACGCGTACCCGTCTATACAACAATAGCTGCTGCTGATGCAATAGTAGAAGGCATTAAACATATTCAGCAATTTAATGTCTATTCACTACAAGGGATCTATTCTCTGTAG
- the radA gene encoding DNA repair protein RadA: MAKAPKTAYVCNDCGAEYSRWMGQCRECKSWNTISEVRLISSKESTKSDRFSGYAGETSGKVQTLADISLQEVPRFSSGFNELDRVLGGGIVPGSAILIGGHPGAGKSTLLLQMMCGLAQQIPTLYVTGEESLQQVAMRANRLGLPTANLKMLSETSVEHICNIADQEKPKIMVIDSIQVMHLADIQSSPGSVSQVRECAAFLTRYAKTRQVAIIMVGHVTKDGTLAGPKVLEHAIDASLLLEGEADSRFRTLRSQKNRFGAVNELGVFAMTEQGLREVKNPSAIFLSRSEEQTPGSSVMVLWEGTRPLLVEIQALVDHSMLANPRRVAVGLDHNRLSLLLAVLHRHGGLQMSDQDVFVNVVGGVKVTETSADLALILALISSFRNRPLPQDLVIFGEVGLAGEIRPVTSGQERISEAAKHGFRRAIIPYGNAPKKPIKDMEVFTVKKLSDALDILGNL, from the coding sequence ATGGCAAAAGCACCTAAAACGGCTTATGTATGTAATGATTGCGGTGCAGAGTACTCTCGTTGGATGGGACAATGTCGAGAGTGTAAATCTTGGAATACAATCAGCGAAGTCCGCTTAATTTCGAGCAAAGAATCAACTAAATCTGACCGCTTTAGCGGATATGCAGGTGAAACCTCAGGTAAAGTACAAACCCTTGCCGATATTAGTTTACAAGAAGTACCACGTTTTAGCAGTGGCTTTAATGAACTTGACCGAGTGTTAGGAGGAGGAATTGTTCCCGGCTCTGCTATTCTTATCGGTGGTCATCCGGGTGCAGGGAAAAGTACCCTTTTACTGCAAATGATGTGTGGATTAGCACAACAAATCCCGACTCTTTATGTAACAGGGGAAGAATCTCTACAGCAGGTCGCTATGCGGGCTAATCGTTTAGGTTTGCCGACAGCAAATCTTAAAATGTTATCTGAAACCTCTGTTGAGCATATTTGTAATATTGCCGATCAAGAAAAGCCAAAGATTATGGTAATTGACTCAATTCAAGTTATGCACCTTGCCGATATTCAATCCTCTCCCGGTAGCGTTTCTCAAGTACGTGAATGCGCCGCCTTTCTGACTCGTTATGCGAAAACCCGCCAAGTTGCTATTATTATGGTAGGTCATGTGACAAAAGACGGCACACTTGCCGGTCCAAAAGTGTTGGAGCATGCAATTGATGCCTCTTTGCTATTAGAAGGTGAAGCTGATTCCCGATTCCGTACTTTGCGTAGCCAAAAAAACCGTTTTGGCGCAGTTAATGAACTTGGTGTTTTTGCGATGACAGAACAAGGCTTACGAGAAGTAAAAAACCCCTCTGCTATTTTCTTAAGCCGCAGCGAAGAACAGACTCCGGGCAGCTCGGTCATGGTATTATGGGAAGGTACTCGACCATTGTTAGTGGAAATTCAAGCACTTGTTGATCACTCAATGCTGGCTAACCCTCGACGCGTGGCAGTTGGGTTAGATCATAACCGCCTATCACTTTTACTTGCCGTTTTACACCGCCACGGCGGGTTGCAAATGTCGGATCAAGATGTGTTTGTCAATGTGGTTGGAGGTGTGAAAGTAACAGAAACCAGTGCAGATCTGGCATTGATCTTAGCTTTAATCTCCAGCTTCCGCAATCGCCCGTTGCCCCAAGATTTAGTTATATTTGGTGAAGTGGGGCTGGCTGGGGAAATTCGTCCGGTTACCAGCGGACAAGAACGAATCAGCGAAGCAGCCAAACACGGTTTTAGACGAGCAATTATTCCTTACGGCAATGCCCCAAAAAAACCGATTAAAGATATGGAAGTATTCACCGTGAAAAAACTTAGTGATGCATTAGATATTTTAGGCAATCTCTAA
- the proB gene encoding glutamate 5-kinase, translating to MSKTIVIKFGTSTLTHGTKSLSRPYMLELVKQIAELHKYHRVIVVTSGAAAAGRDYLGHPELPKTLASKQMLAAVGQSQLIRVWENLFDIYNIHIGQMLLTRADLDDRERFLNARDTLDALLAQKIIPVINENDAVATEEFKVGDNDNLSALVAILAQADQLYLLTDQEGLFSADPRSNPDAKLLSVVEKITPEIRQIAGGSSTGLGTGGMSTKITAADIATRSGVETIIASGSRANVLVDLAKGEAIGSKFLVQSDRLEGRKRWLFAAPQVGEIVVDLGAEKALLAHKSLLPVGVSEIKGEFTRGEVIKIFNQEGKAIALGIARYSSEALLRIKGKKSKEIESLLGYEFGSVAVHSDEMVVY from the coding sequence ATGTCAAAAACGATTGTGATTAAATTTGGAACCAGCACACTTACCCACGGCACAAAAAGTTTAAGCCGTCCGTATATGTTAGAATTAGTGAAACAGATTGCCGAACTACACAAATACCACCGAGTGATCGTAGTAACATCGGGAGCCGCCGCCGCTGGTCGTGATTATTTAGGGCACCCTGAATTGCCTAAAACACTTGCCTCAAAGCAAATGTTAGCGGCTGTTGGGCAAAGTCAGTTAATTCGAGTTTGGGAAAATTTATTTGATATTTATAATATTCACATTGGGCAGATGTTGCTCACCCGAGCAGATCTGGACGATCGTGAGCGTTTTTTAAATGCCCGCGATACACTAGACGCCCTACTCGCTCAAAAAATTATCCCTGTGATTAATGAAAACGATGCGGTCGCTACCGAAGAGTTTAAAGTTGGCGATAACGACAACCTCTCCGCCCTTGTTGCGATTCTGGCACAAGCAGATCAACTCTATTTATTAACTGACCAAGAAGGCTTATTTAGTGCCGACCCCCGCTCTAATCCTGATGCAAAATTGCTCTCGGTGGTTGAAAAAATCACCCCTGAAATCCGCCAAATTGCCGGAGGTAGTTCAACAGGCTTAGGTACTGGAGGAATGAGTACCAAAATTACCGCTGCCGATATAGCCACCCGCTCAGGGGTTGAAACAATTATTGCCTCAGGTTCTAGAGCGAATGTTTTAGTAGATTTGGCTAAAGGTGAAGCTATCGGTAGTAAATTTTTAGTGCAATCTGACCGCTTGGAAGGCAGAAAACGTTGGTTATTTGCCGCTCCACAAGTAGGCGAAATCGTAGTCGATCTTGGAGCAGAAAAAGCACTACTTGCCCACAAATCACTACTGCCTGTTGGGGTTTCGGAAATCAAAGGAGAATTTACCCGAGGTGAGGTAATCAAAATTTTTAATCAAGAAGGAAAAGCAATTGCTTTAGGCATTGCCCGCTATAGCAGCGAAGCCTTGCTGCGAATTAAAGGCAAGAAATCGAAAGAGATCGAATCTCTGCTTGGTTACGAATTTGGTTCGGTTGCTGTGCATAGTGACGAAATGGTGGTGTACTAA
- a CDS encoding pilin has protein sequence MQKMTFFRPLQPAFTLIELMIVIVIIAMLATIAIPSYNSYTQKAALSELLQASASYKSDVEFCIYNTGALTNCSGGSNGIQANKTAISETKYLNSISVTNGVITVTGKGAVNGYGYSLTPSYSNNTISWSASCSGKDTGLFPANFCSAKPQTTPNG, from the coding sequence ATGCAAAAAATGACATTTTTTCGACCGCTTCAACCTGCGTTTACTTTAATTGAATTGATGATCGTCATTGTGATTATTGCCATGTTAGCAACTATTGCCATTCCGTCATACAATTCATATACACAAAAGGCCGCGTTATCTGAATTATTGCAGGCTTCAGCTTCATATAAATCTGATGTTGAATTCTGTATTTATAACACAGGAGCATTGACTAACTGCTCGGGCGGTTCAAATGGTATTCAAGCGAATAAAACTGCCATCAGTGAAACTAAATATTTGAATTCTATTAGTGTAACTAATGGAGTCATTACAGTAACAGGAAAAGGAGCAGTAAATGGATATGGTTATAGTTTAACGCCGAGTTACAGTAATAATACGATTAGTTGGTCTGCAAGTTGTTCGGGTAAAGATACCGGCTTATTTCCTGCTAATTTCTGTTCTGCTAAGCCACAAACTACACCAAATGGCTAG
- a CDS encoding dihydrofolate reductase, with protein MKISVIVARTQNKVIGKDNQMPWHLPVDLAWFRQNTVGKPVIMGRKTYESIGRLLPKRPNIILSRSDFAVEGAYTAKSIEQAVELAKSFANSEEIVIIGGGELFKQAMPTADTLYLTEIQAEIEGDTFFEFDEENWQPVKEIWSEVDENNPYRCHFMLLKRK; from the coding sequence ATGAAAATTAGTGTTATTGTGGCAAGAACGCAAAATAAGGTTATTGGTAAAGATAACCAAATGCCGTGGCATTTACCGGTAGATTTAGCATGGTTTCGTCAAAATACAGTCGGTAAGCCGGTGATTATGGGGAGAAAAACTTATGAGTCTATTGGACGTTTATTGCCGAAACGCCCGAATATTATTCTTTCCCGTTCAGATTTTGCAGTAGAAGGTGCTTATACGGCAAAGTCTATTGAACAAGCGGTCGAATTAGCAAAAAGTTTTGCAAATAGTGAAGAAATTGTGATTATCGGCGGCGGCGAATTGTTCAAACAAGCAATGCCAACGGCAGACACCCTTTATTTGACTGAAATTCAAGCAGAGATTGAGGGTGATACCTTCTTTGAATTTGATGAAGAAAATTGGCAACCGGTTAAAGAAATATGGTCAGAAGTAGATGAAAATAACCCTTATCGTTGCCATTTTATGTTGTTAAAAAGGAAATAG